The genomic segment GCGGCCGACGTCATCCTGTACATTATCGAAGCCGGTACCTTCGGCCCGGCCGACCAGCAGGTAATGGCTTTGTTACCCGCCAACGTGCCTTGCATCCTGGTCATCAACAAGTCGGACCGCGTCAAGGACAAGGCCGTGCTGCTGCCGTTTGCCCAGAAAATCGCCGCCATGCGTGACTTCGCGGCAGTGGTGCCGGTCTCGGCCAAGCTGCGTTTCCAGCTGGATAACCTGCAAGGCGAAATCCGCAAGCACCTGCCGGAAAATCCGCCGATGTTCGGTGAAGACGACATTACCGACCGTAGCGAGAAATTCCTCGCAGCTGAAATCGTTCGTGAAAAAGTTTTCCGTTTTGTCGGCGATGAACTGCCTTACACCAGTACCGTCCTGATCGAGAAATTCGAGCTGGAAGGTGATCTGCGTCGTGTGTTTGCGGCGATCCTGGTGGAGCGCGATACCCACAAATCCATGGTGATCGGCCAGAAGGGCGCGCGCCTCAAGGATATTTCCACCCAGGCGCGGCTCGACATGGAGCGCTTGTTCGGCGGTCCGGTCTATCTGGAAATCTGGGTCAAGGTTAAATCCGGCTGGGCCGACAACGAAGCGGGATTGCGCGCCTACGGCTACGAGTAAATCGTCCGAAACCCACGCAACCTGACGCCCACATGAATGCGATCATCGCTGATGCAGAGCAAGCGCTGCCGGAAGATGCCGCTGTCCTGATCAGCGTTGCTCCCGGCCCTGCTGCTACTGCTGCCGTCGTTCCCAAGCGACGGGCGCGGATACCGGAAAAAGATACGCGTGTCACTGCACAGCCCGGGTTCGTACTGCACAGCTATCCGCACCGCGAAACCAGCCTCATCATCGATGTTTTCACCCGCGATTACGGCCGCATCGCGCTGGTCGCCAAAGGCGCCAAGCGTCCGATGTCAAAGTTGCGCGGCGTTCTGCAAACCTTCCAGCCGTTGTCGCTGAGTTGGAGCGGCAAATCAGAAATCCGTACCTTGATCGCGGCCGAATGGGTTGGCGGTCTGCTGCCGCTGGAAAAATCGGCGCTGCTGTGTGGTTTCTACCTGAATGAACTGCTGGTGAAACTGGTCGCGCGTGATGATCCGCATGTTGCCTTGTTCAATCATTACGTCACAACCCTTAATCAGCTGGCCCATCTGGAGCCGGCGCCTATTGTGCTGCGCCAGTTCGAAAGAGCGCTGCTCAAGCAGACCGGAGTTGCCGGCGATTTCACGCGTTGTACCAGTAGCCGCCAGCCTGTCGATCCAGCCGAAAGCTACGTGGTCGATCCTGAGCGCGGGCCACGCGTTGCACGAGCAGCCGATTCCTGGCCCCGGGTTTCCGGCAAGACTCTGCTGGACATGGAGCAGGAAGATTACAGCGATGTCGCTACGCAGGCGCAAAGCAAGGTGCTGATGCGCTTCTTGCTGGCCCATCATCTGGGTGGCGCGCCATTGAACACACGCCAGATCCTGATTGACCTGATGCAGTTGTAATTTATTTAATAAACTACGCGGATACCGTCTTCAGCTAACCAATAGCCATCAATCGCCGATGAAAAATTTCCCTTGGTCTAGTCTTGCCGCCGGTTTTGTAACAGTGTTGGTCGGTTTCACAAGTTCCGCAGTCATCGTTTTGCAAGCAGCCGCGGCTGCCGGCGCTACACCGCAGCAAATCAGTTCATGGATGCTCGCGCTTGGCCTTGGCATGGGGCTGACCTGCATCGGTTTGTCGCTGCGCTACAAGGCTCCGGTAGTAACCGCCTGGTCGACGCCAGGAGCTGCCTTGCTGATTACCAGCTTGTCCGGCATTCCTATGTCGGAAGCAATCGGCGCATTCATGTTCGCTGCCGCCCTGATTACCCTAGGCGGCGTCACTGGCTGGTTCGAGCGTGCCATGGGCAAGATTCCGCTGTCGATTGCGGCCGCGATGCTAGCTGGTATCCTGGCCCATTTCGGCATGAATGTATTCATGGCGATGAAACCGCAATTCGTGATGGTTTTTGCGATGTTTGTCGCTTACCTGCTGTGCAAGCGCTGGCTGCCGCGCTACGCCATCATTATCGTGTTGCTGATCGGCGTTGCGCTGGCCGCTAGCCGCGGCCTGCTGCATTTCGATCATTTTCATTTCGCCTGGGCCAGGCCGGTATTTACCATGCCGAGCTTTTCGTGGTCGACCATCATCGGCGTCGGCATTCCCTTGTTCGTGGTAACCATGGCGTCGCAAAATGCGCCGGGCGTCGCGGTGATACGCGCTTCCGGCTACGATACCCCGATTTCACCGTTGATAACCTGGACCGGGCTGACTACTTTGGTGCTGGCGCCATTCGGTTGTTTCTCCCTGAACCTGGCAGCAATCACTGCCGCCATCTGCATGGGCAAAGAGGCCCATGAAGACCCGGCCAAACGCTATTGGGCGGCTGTGGCGGCGGGTGGCTTCTATTTGCTGGTGGGCGTCTTTGGCGCTACCGTCTGCGCCTTGTTTGCTGCATTTCCGCAAGAGCTGGTGCTGGCGATTGCCGGACTGGCCCTGTTCGGTACGATCGCCAACAGCCTGACGATGGCGATGGCTAACGACGTCCAGCGCGAAGCGGCCTTGATCACATTCCTGGTAACCGCTTCCGGCGTCACGTTGTTTGGTGTCGGTGCGGCATTCTGGGGGTTGGTGGCTGGCGCCCTGGCATTCTTTGTCTTGAACTGGAAGCGTCATGATCAATTGCTGCAGCAGCACAAGCAGCTGGCGCCGGCGATGACAGTGCCGGATACCGTATCGCCCGCATTGCCATCGCACTAGAATTAATGCAATCTTGATACCTGATACTTGATAAACCCACCCATCACCTGAGCATCCGATGAGCTATCTCAATCCAACATCGTCGATCATCGACCTTGGCATCAATATCGATCACGTCGCCACTTTGCGCAATGCGCGCGGCACCACCTATCCGGACCCGTTGCAAGCGGCCTTGCAGGCGGAAGAAGCTGGCGCTGACGCCATCACCTTGCATTTGCGCGAAGATCGCCGCCACATCCGCGATGCAGACGTTGAAATGATCCGTCCGCAGTTGCACACGCGCATGAACCTGGAAGCGGCGGTGACCCAGGAAATGATCGATTTCTCCTGCAAGATCAAACCGCAGGATTCTTGCCTGGTGCCTGAACGCCGTCATGAACTGACGACCGAAGGCGGCCTCGATGTGGTGAAATATTTTACGCAAGTGCAAGCGGCAGTGCGCCAGCTGCAAGGCGAAGGCATCCGCGTCAGTCTGTTCATCGATCCGGAAGCCGATCAGATTCAAGCCGCAGCCGAAATTGGCGCGCCGGTGATTGAGTTGCACACCGGCCGTTACGCTGAAGCGCATGACGAGACGGAACAACGCAGCGAGCTGGAGCGGGTGCAGCGAGCAGTGCAAGAGGGGGTGCGGCGTGGCCTCAAGGTGAATGCCGGTCATGGTCTGCATTACACCAATGCGCAGGCGATTGCGGCGATTCCCGATATCGCAGAATTGAACATCGGCCACGCCATCGTGGCGCATGCGGTGTTCGTCGGCTGGAAAGCGGCGGTAAGCGAAATGAAGGCGCTGATGGTGAAAGCGCGCTTGGGAAAATAAAGAGGTTCGCAATGATTTATGGCATCGGTACCGACATCATCCAGATTCCGCGCATAGCGGCGGCATTGCAGCGTAACGGCGATCGTTTTGCAGAGAAGATCCTAGGCCCGCAAGAGATGGAGAAATACTTACAGCGCAAGGCTAAGGTGGAAGCGCGTGGCATCCGTTTCCTGGCGACGCGCTTTGCAGCCAAGGAAGCGTTTTCCAAGGCGCTCGGACTGGGAATGAAAATGCCGATGACCTGGCGCGCCATGCAAACATTAAATGCGCCCGGCGGCAAGCCGATCGTGGTGGTGAACCCCGCGCTGGAAGAATACATGCAACAGAAGGGCTTGACCGCGCAGGTGTCGATTACCGATGAAGTGGAATACGCGGTCGCTTTCGTCATCGTGGAGAAAAAATGAGTAGTGGTTTGAGTGGTGGGGCAAGCGGACACACCGTAGACAAGCAGATGTTCGGTCCGGTCATGCTGGACGTGGTAGGCACTGTATTGAGCGAGGACGATATCCGCCGCATCCGGCATCCGCTGACCGGCGGTGTGATTTTATTTACCCGCAATTACCAGGATCGTGCCCAGCTGACGGCGCTGACGGCGGCGATTCATGTCGCACGTCCAGGCATATTGATTGCGGTTGACCATGAAGGCGGCCGCGTCCAGCGCTTCCGTACCGACGGTTTTACCCGCCTGCCTGCCATGCGTGTGCTGGGACAGCAATGGGATCGCGATGTATTGGCCGCGACCAAGGCTGCCACAGCAGTCGGCTTCGTCTTGGCGAGCGAGTTGCGCGCCTGCGGCGTCGATTTGTCGTTTACCCCGGTACTTGATCTCGATTATGGCGGTTCGACGGTCATCGGCGAACGCGCTTTCCATCGCGACCCGCGTGTGGTGACCTTGTTGGCCAAGAGCCTGAATCATGGCCTGGCGCTGGCCGGCATGGCGAATTGCGGCAAGCACTTTCCCGGCCACGGTTTTGTCGAAGGCGATTCGCATTTGTCGTTACCGGTTGACGAGCGCAGCCTGGAACAGATTATGGAGCAAGACGTCAAGCCATATGACTGGCTCGGCATGAGCCTGGCTGCGGTGATGCCAGCGCATGTGATCTATTCCAAGGTAGACAAGCATTCTGCCGGCTTCTCCAAAAAATGGCTGGACATCTTGCGTAAGGATGTCGG from the Collimonas arenae genome contains:
- the pdxJ gene encoding pyridoxine 5'-phosphate synthase, translated to MSYLNPTSSIIDLGINIDHVATLRNARGTTYPDPLQAALQAEEAGADAITLHLREDRRHIRDADVEMIRPQLHTRMNLEAAVTQEMIDFSCKIKPQDSCLVPERRHELTTEGGLDVVKYFTQVQAAVRQLQGEGIRVSLFIDPEADQIQAAAEIGAPVIELHTGRYAEAHDETEQRSELERVQRAVQEGVRRGLKVNAGHGLHYTNAQAIAAIPDIAELNIGHAIVAHAVFVGWKAAVSEMKALMVKARLGK
- a CDS encoding benzoate/H(+) symporter BenE family transporter, which produces MKNFPWSSLAAGFVTVLVGFTSSAVIVLQAAAAAGATPQQISSWMLALGLGMGLTCIGLSLRYKAPVVTAWSTPGAALLITSLSGIPMSEAIGAFMFAAALITLGGVTGWFERAMGKIPLSIAAAMLAGILAHFGMNVFMAMKPQFVMVFAMFVAYLLCKRWLPRYAIIIVLLIGVALAASRGLLHFDHFHFAWARPVFTMPSFSWSTIIGVGIPLFVVTMASQNAPGVAVIRASGYDTPISPLITWTGLTTLVLAPFGCFSLNLAAITAAICMGKEAHEDPAKRYWAAVAAGGFYLLVGVFGATVCALFAAFPQELVLAIAGLALFGTIANSLTMAMANDVQREAALITFLVTASGVTLFGVGAAFWGLVAGALAFFVLNWKRHDQLLQQHKQLAPAMTVPDTVSPALPSH
- the acpS gene encoding holo-ACP synthase produces the protein MIYGIGTDIIQIPRIAAALQRNGDRFAEKILGPQEMEKYLQRKAKVEARGIRFLATRFAAKEAFSKALGLGMKMPMTWRAMQTLNAPGGKPIVVVNPALEEYMQQKGLTAQVSITDEVEYAVAFVIVEKK
- the era gene encoding GTPase Era, with the translated sequence MTDSTPQASTAATPAADFRCGYIAIVGRPNVGKSTLMNELIGAKVSITSRKAQTTRHRITGIQTVADTQFVYVDTPGFQTRHSNALNKTLNRTVTTTLTAADVILYIIEAGTFGPADQQVMALLPANVPCILVINKSDRVKDKAVLLPFAQKIAAMRDFAAVVPVSAKLRFQLDNLQGEIRKHLPENPPMFGEDDITDRSEKFLAAEIVREKVFRFVGDELPYTSTVLIEKFELEGDLRRVFAAILVERDTHKSMVIGQKGARLKDISTQARLDMERLFGGPVYLEIWVKVKSGWADNEAGLRAYGYE
- the nagZ gene encoding beta-N-acetylhexosaminidase, which encodes MSSGLSGGASGHTVDKQMFGPVMLDVVGTVLSEDDIRRIRHPLTGGVILFTRNYQDRAQLTALTAAIHVARPGILIAVDHEGGRVQRFRTDGFTRLPAMRVLGQQWDRDVLAATKAATAVGFVLASELRACGVDLSFTPVLDLDYGGSTVIGERAFHRDPRVVTLLAKSLNHGLALAGMANCGKHFPGHGFVEGDSHLSLPVDERSLEQIMEQDVKPYDWLGMSLAAVMPAHVIYSKVDKHSAGFSKKWLDILRKDVGFDGVIFSDDLSMEAAGSAGGVLDGAKAALKAGCDMVLICNSPDKADQLLAGLRIARDDRRAALSRTRLATLMPQSAALDWQALQVDARYLAAKALVQSLLA
- the recO gene encoding DNA repair protein RecO, with amino-acid sequence MNAIIADAEQALPEDAAVLISVAPGPAATAAVVPKRRARIPEKDTRVTAQPGFVLHSYPHRETSLIIDVFTRDYGRIALVAKGAKRPMSKLRGVLQTFQPLSLSWSGKSEIRTLIAAEWVGGLLPLEKSALLCGFYLNELLVKLVARDDPHVALFNHYVTTLNQLAHLEPAPIVLRQFERALLKQTGVAGDFTRCTSSRQPVDPAESYVVDPERGPRVARAADSWPRVSGKTLLDMEQEDYSDVATQAQSKVLMRFLLAHHLGGAPLNTRQILIDLMQL